From a single Oreochromis niloticus isolate F11D_XX linkage group LG4, O_niloticus_UMD_NMBU, whole genome shotgun sequence genomic region:
- the rps11 gene encoding small ribosomal subunit protein uS17, giving the protein MADAQTERSYQKQPTIFQNKKRVLIADGGKETKEKLPRYHKSVGLGFKTPREAIEGTYIDKKCPFTGNVSIRGRILSGVVTKMKMQRTIVIRRDYLHYIRKYNRFEKRHKNLSVHLSPCFRDVTVGDIVTVGECRPLSKTVRFNVLKVTKAAGAKKQFQKF; this is encoded by the exons ACCGAGAGATCCTATCAGAAGCAGCCTACCATCTTCCAGAACAAAAAGCGTGTTCTGATCGCAGATGGTGGCAAGGAGACCAAGGAAAAGCTTCCTCGCTACCACAAGAGTGTTGGGCTGGGCTTCAAAACACCAAGAGAG gcTATTGAAGGCACCTACATTGACAAGAAATGCCCCTTCACTGGAAATGTTTCCATCCGTGGCCGTATTCTCTCTG GTGTGGTGACCAAAATGAAGATGCAGAGGACCATTGTCATCAGACGTGACTACCTGCATTACATCCGCAAGTACAACCGCTTTGAGAAGAGGCACAAGAACCTCTCGGTCCATCTGTCACCTTGCTTTAG AGACGTCACAGTTGGAGACATTGTGACTGTTGGGGAGTGCCGACCCCTCAGCAAGACTGTGAGATTTAACGTCCTCAAAGTGACAAAGGCTGCTGGAGCCAAGAAGCAGTTCCAGAAGTTTTAG